A genomic stretch from Desulfotignum balticum DSM 7044 includes:
- a CDS encoding argininosuccinate synthase, whose product MSKQKVVLAYSGGLDTSVILKWLLEQGYEVFAYMADIGQQEDFDAAREKALKIGASDVFIEDMRKEFVTDYIFPVFKANALYEGRYLLGTAIARPLIAKKQIEIANNLGAVYVSHGATGKGNDQVRFELSYYALNPKIKIISPWKNKDFLAAFKGRTDLLAYAEKHGIPTKQTASKPYSEDDNLLHISHEAGILEDPAHECEESIYSHTTSPENAPDTPVRIRIRFKDGIPVEVENLTDGTVKTDALELFEYLNQMGSEHGIGRLDMVENRFVGIKSRGVYETPGGSILHAAHKDIEGVAMDREVMRLRDMLAAKLGELVYNGFWFSPEMEFIMTAMDKSQELIDGDVFLKLYKGTAYPVARTSPSSLYNQELSSMDIEGGYNQEDAEGFIRINAIRLMAHRRIVNQ is encoded by the coding sequence ATGTCAAAACAAAAAGTGGTTCTGGCCTATTCAGGCGGACTGGACACCTCGGTCATTCTGAAATGGTTGCTGGAGCAGGGATATGAAGTATTTGCCTACATGGCCGACATCGGGCAGCAGGAGGATTTTGACGCGGCCCGGGAAAAAGCCCTGAAGATCGGGGCCTCGGATGTGTTCATCGAAGATATGCGCAAGGAGTTTGTCACAGATTATATTTTTCCGGTATTCAAGGCCAATGCCCTGTATGAGGGCCGGTATCTTTTGGGCACCGCCATTGCCAGGCCCTTGATCGCCAAAAAACAGATCGAGATCGCAAACAACCTGGGCGCGGTTTATGTATCCCATGGCGCCACGGGCAAAGGCAACGACCAGGTGCGGTTTGAGCTGTCCTATTATGCGTTGAACCCGAAAATCAAAATCATCTCCCCCTGGAAGAACAAAGATTTTCTGGCTGCATTCAAAGGCCGGACCGATCTGCTGGCCTACGCGGAAAAACACGGGATTCCCACCAAGCAGACCGCATCCAAACCCTACAGCGAAGACGACAATTTGCTTCATATCTCCCATGAGGCCGGCATCCTGGAAGACCCGGCCCATGAATGTGAAGAAAGCATTTACTCCCACACAACATCCCCGGAAAACGCGCCGGATACCCCGGTCCGGATCCGGATCCGGTTCAAGGACGGCATCCCCGTGGAAGTGGAAAACCTCACGGACGGCACGGTGAAAACCGATGCCCTGGAACTGTTTGAATACCTCAACCAGATGGGAAGTGAACACGGCATCGGCCGCCTGGACATGGTGGAGAACCGGTTTGTGGGCATCAAATCCCGTGGGGTGTATGAAACCCCAGGCGGCAGCATCCTTCACGCCGCCCACAAAGATATTGAAGGCGTTGCCATGGACCGGGAGGTGATGCGGCTGCGGGACATGCTGGCTGCCAAGCTCGGAGAACTGGTTTACAACGGATTCTGGTTCAGCCCGGAAATGGAATTCATCATGACCGCCATGGACAAAAGCCAGGAGCTCATCGACGGGGATGTATTCCTCAAACTCTACAAAGGCACGGCTTATCCTGTGGCCCGGACCAGCCCGTCCTCACTGTACAATCAGGAACTGTCTTCCATGGATATCGAAGGCGGGTATAATCAGGAGGATGCCGAAGGGTTCATCCGCATCAACGCCATCCGGTTAATGGCCCACAGACGGATTGTGAATCAATAA
- a CDS encoding cupin domain-containing protein, whose product MKHLIKQFNLAPHPEGGFFREIYRSGQQVWSKTASGDRAAATQIYFLLPKGQVSRFHRVIHDEIWHIYQGDPLRLIEFDGNRVKETRIGSGCPDFTTVVPAGTWQAAASTGTYTLAGCTVAPGFDFTDFSFLTDHPTDLAKFKSLHTGLDPFL is encoded by the coding sequence ATGAAACATCTGATTAAACAATTCAATCTGGCCCCCCACCCGGAAGGCGGGTTCTTCCGGGAAATCTACCGGTCCGGCCAGCAGGTGTGGTCTAAAACCGCATCCGGCGACCGGGCCGCTGCCACCCAAATCTATTTTCTGCTTCCCAAAGGCCAGGTGAGCCGGTTTCACCGGGTGATCCATGATGAAATCTGGCATATTTACCAGGGAGATCCGTTACGTCTCATTGAATTTGACGGAAACCGGGTGAAAGAAACCCGGATCGGTTCAGGCTGCCCGGATTTTACCACGGTGGTTCCGGCAGGCACCTGGCAGGCCGCCGCCAGCACCGGGACCTACACACTGGCCGGCTGTACCGTGGCACCGGGATTCGACTTCACGGATTTCAGCTTTCTGACGGATCACCCGACGGATCTGGCAAAATTTAAATCCCTTCACACCGGACTGGACCCATTCCTGTAG
- the gdhA gene encoding NADP-specific glutamate dehydrogenase, with amino-acid sequence MTTIMDIISGRDPHETEFHQAVTEVVGSVKLVLDRNPEYRHARIVERMVEPERIIQFRVPWVDDQGRVQVNRGFRVEMNSAIGPYKGGLRFHPSVNLSILKFLAFEQVFKNALTTLPMGGAKGGADFDPKGKSDNEVMRFCQSFMSELFRHLGADRDVPAGDIGVGGREIGYMFGMYKKLKNEFTGMLTGKSLNWGGSLIRPEATGYGSVYFAQEMLTTRHQTLKDKICLVSGSGNVAQYTTEKIIQLGGTVVTLSDSIGYIYDEKGIDLDKLVYVKYLKNVKRGRIREYAEKYPEAVYMEFDPAADHSPLWNHRADCAFPSATQNEINDLDAQNLVNNGVQVVCEGANMPTTLEGIDIFLDHKILFAPGKAANAGGVAVSGLEMAQNAMRIKWNSQEVEERLRKIMQHIHRECLAASEEYGTPGNYVNGANIAGFVKVAEAMMDQGVV; translated from the coding sequence ATGACGACAATCATGGACATTATCAGTGGCAGAGATCCCCATGAAACAGAATTTCATCAGGCAGTCACCGAGGTGGTCGGGTCGGTGAAACTGGTGCTGGACCGGAATCCGGAATACCGTCATGCCCGTATTGTGGAGCGCATGGTGGAACCGGAACGGATCATCCAGTTCCGGGTCCCCTGGGTGGATGACCAGGGCCGGGTCCAGGTGAACCGGGGATTCCGGGTTGAAATGAACTCCGCCATCGGTCCTTATAAAGGCGGCCTGCGGTTTCATCCTTCCGTGAATCTGTCCATTCTCAAATTTCTGGCTTTTGAACAGGTGTTTAAGAACGCGTTGACCACCCTGCCCATGGGCGGGGCCAAAGGCGGGGCGGATTTTGATCCCAAAGGCAAGTCCGACAATGAAGTGATGCGGTTCTGCCAGAGCTTTATGTCGGAACTGTTCCGGCACCTGGGCGCGGACAGGGATGTGCCCGCCGGAGATATCGGGGTTGGGGGCCGGGAGATCGGCTACATGTTCGGTATGTACAAAAAGTTGAAAAACGAGTTCACGGGCATGCTCACGGGCAAAAGCCTGAACTGGGGCGGCAGCCTGATCCGGCCCGAAGCCACGGGATACGGCTCCGTCTATTTTGCCCAGGAAATGCTGACCACCCGGCATCAGACGCTCAAAGACAAGATCTGTCTGGTATCGGGCTCCGGAAACGTGGCCCAGTATACCACGGAAAAAATTATTCAACTGGGCGGTACCGTGGTGACACTGTCGGATTCCATCGGATATATCTATGATGAAAAAGGGATTGATCTCGATAAGCTGGTCTATGTCAAGTATCTCAAAAACGTGAAAAGAGGCCGCATCCGGGAATATGCTGAGAAATATCCGGAAGCCGTGTACATGGAATTCGATCCGGCGGCGGATCACAGTCCGTTGTGGAATCACAGGGCGGACTGCGCGTTTCCCTCTGCCACCCAGAACGAAATCAATGATCTCGATGCCCAGAATCTGGTCAACAACGGGGTCCAGGTGGTCTGTGAAGGGGCCAATATGCCCACGACCCTGGAAGGCATTGATATTTTTCTGGACCATAAAATTCTGTTCGCACCGGGCAAGGCAGCCAATGCCGGCGGTGTGGCGGTTTCCGGCCTGGAAATGGCCCAGAATGCCATGCGGATCAAGTGGAACAGCCAGGAAGTGGAAGAACGGCTCAGAAAAATCATGCAGCACATTCACCGGGAATGTCTGGCAGCGTCTGAAGAATACGGCACCCCGGGAAATTATGTGAACGGTGCCAATATCGCCGGATTCGTCAAAGTGGCGGAAGCCATGATGGATCAGGGCGTGGTCTAG
- a CDS encoding sensor domain-containing diguanylate cyclase produces the protein MAGPHTHKLTLLSGMAMLLQSCSRETELYDVIYWYLPKIFSHVSGRICLQEKNKHTVLPVFEWGKPSQTAVAPKPLKCEVLGKGLPVSSRKTSLACCAYCVPLKDKDGVIGALCVGNPQFSLSEQYRKLALITAEYLSLSVSNIRLNHQLYELTIRDPLTGLYNRRYMDEILEKEFQRARRAGTALGGIMVDLDHFKILNDTLGHDAGDQVLKTVAHTLIHATRTQDAVCRFGGEEFFILMTGGTINDYLTRAGDLNTQISALDILWQGVSVGPITVSLGVAGFPVHANTPEILVHKADQALYRAKKQGRNQVVCAQL, from the coding sequence ATGGCGGGTCCCCATACCCATAAACTCACTTTGCTGTCAGGCATGGCCATGCTGTTGCAAAGCTGTTCCCGGGAAACAGAGCTGTATGACGTAATCTACTGGTATCTGCCCAAAATTTTTTCACATGTTTCCGGACGGATCTGTCTGCAGGAAAAAAACAAGCATACGGTGCTCCCGGTATTTGAATGGGGAAAACCGTCGCAAACCGCAGTGGCGCCCAAGCCTTTGAAATGTGAAGTGCTTGGAAAAGGGCTCCCGGTTTCATCCCGGAAGACGTCCCTGGCCTGTTGTGCCTATTGCGTGCCCCTGAAAGATAAAGATGGTGTGATCGGTGCCTTGTGTGTGGGAAATCCGCAGTTTTCCCTTTCTGAACAGTACCGGAAACTGGCTTTGATCACTGCGGAATATCTGTCCCTATCCGTGTCAAATATCCGGCTGAATCATCAATTGTACGAATTGACCATCAGAGATCCTTTGACCGGTCTTTATAACCGCCGGTATATGGATGAGATCCTGGAAAAAGAGTTTCAGCGGGCCCGCCGGGCCGGTACGGCACTGGGAGGGATCATGGTGGATCTGGATCATTTCAAAATATTAAATGACACCTTGGGACACGATGCCGGGGATCAGGTGCTTAAAACCGTTGCCCATACCCTGATCCATGCCACCCGAACCCAGGATGCCGTCTGCCGGTTCGGGGGAGAGGAGTTTTTCATCCTCATGACCGGGGGAACCATCAACGATTACCTGACCCGGGCCGGGGATCTGAATACGCAGATTTCTGCCCTGGATATTCTTTGGCAGGGTGTGTCTGTGGGCCCCATCACGGTATCACTGGGGGTTGCCGGATTCCCTGTCCATGCGAATACACCTGAAATTCTTGTCCATAAAGCGGATCAGGCCCTGTATCGTGCCAAAAAACAGGGCCGGAACCAGGTGGTTTGTGCCCAGCTGTGA
- a CDS encoding NAD-glutamate dehydrogenase domain-containing protein has translation MDMTTDGGQGSSAGAHIIEKAKHVNLNPSLLYEAVIDLSSEGLITANCINLAAGILLNDLGFPAYFFETITKESLKSILSSIAKGIYFSENKGVLHSWVADIDFDLTQDSNVQRIRIATEDTRDRMERILDKMLAGHRREYYYNPEKSYYTYVYRPETVMDYPDTVFAQSRFLFNQNRDFTAIPRLTRNRYEKFLTQVDQHVTPFVEVFSLSDIGEIRFMFNSDFERPQLPVLRKLFADHGLTITRAYWEPYFTETRVPTSICSLYVAGELSRNQEAPLIADLQAFLSFRISRITQLYVDGVLSFKEMLFAGNAVDFVHLFIFKEQGTRTDREIMESLASVDHQEAFSARIHESNKFTYVSNMILDTAMDHPDLIRFLFELFDARFNPSSSGVMTEERLAQKADEFDQLLSVRFMDDPLGYDVFKFMFKLILCCLKTNFYKPEKRSFSFRLNNQVLDPLVFKQFVYGLFFVNGHYSTGTHLRADDIARGGLRLIRVTPANHGMELDNAVLLNYALGPKAQRLKHKDICESGSKGVVVPHPTYAHYSMDALFDYTEGIMDLMLADSQIKDYYGRPEMVFFGPDEGTAPLMDAVAFRARERGYAYWRTITTGKSFGIPHDTYGMLRNQDLFGLVPHEKSGTELLINGDSVVTATDMDLIYEQIGGQVETSGMTTTSVMGAFRTLIAYNDTQEESLNLMMTGGPDGDLGSNEIQCYKGKICLLVDGGSILFDPDGLDKESLMKIAFMRHTHPRANSMAYPEEKLGPSGFRVPLKGKNITLPDGTFVADGAMFHRNFITDPANRKFIEQADIQAFIPCGGFKDTINQRNVKAFTSLFKELRFIVEGANVFFDDSARRYIAKKTGILQIKDSSANKGGVFSSAVAEVLTAFLFEDDYEKRLLEDVATRWALIRDMLTLVRTHASNETAMLLKIHEKNPDTPLFVLSEQTSEQIFAFQNQVADAMDAILADEDLLWEVMAAYIPGVLVKILGREAILGIMNADKLRAYRNAIITKKLASTAFYRHGSEWDAYVASTRKAFVPAMKALFEPADEKV, from the coding sequence ATGGATATGACAACCGACGGTGGCCAGGGCTCCTCTGCAGGGGCTCACATCATCGAAAAAGCAAAACACGTGAACCTGAATCCCAGCCTGCTGTACGAGGCCGTGATCGATCTGTCGTCGGAAGGTCTGATCACTGCCAACTGTATCAACCTGGCAGCCGGCATCCTTCTCAATGATCTGGGTTTTCCTGCTTATTTTTTTGAAACCATCACCAAGGAATCCTTGAAAAGTATTTTATCTTCCATTGCCAAAGGCATCTATTTCAGTGAAAATAAAGGCGTTCTTCATTCCTGGGTGGCGGATATTGATTTTGATCTGACCCAGGACAGCAACGTGCAGCGGATCCGGATTGCCACAGAAGATACCCGGGATCGCATGGAACGGATTCTGGACAAAATGCTGGCCGGGCACAGAAGAGAATATTATTACAATCCGGAAAAATCATATTATACCTATGTGTACCGGCCGGAAACCGTGATGGATTACCCGGATACCGTGTTTGCACAATCACGTTTTCTGTTCAATCAGAACCGGGATTTCACGGCCATTCCCCGGCTGACCCGGAACCGGTATGAAAAGTTTCTGACACAGGTGGATCAGCATGTCACCCCGTTTGTGGAAGTGTTCAGCCTCTCGGATATCGGTGAAATCCGGTTTATGTTCAATTCCGATTTTGAGCGGCCTCAATTGCCCGTATTGAGAAAACTGTTTGCCGATCACGGACTGACCATTACCCGGGCATACTGGGAGCCGTATTTTACCGAGACCCGGGTGCCCACATCCATCTGCTCCTTGTATGTGGCCGGCGAGCTGTCAAGAAACCAGGAAGCCCCGTTGATCGCTGACCTTCAGGCATTCTTAAGTTTTCGCATCAGCCGGATCACCCAGCTTTACGTGGACGGTGTCCTCAGCTTTAAAGAGATGCTGTTTGCCGGTAATGCCGTGGATTTTGTCCATCTGTTCATTTTCAAGGAGCAAGGCACCCGCACCGACCGGGAGATCATGGAAAGCCTGGCTTCCGTGGATCATCAGGAAGCGTTTTCAGCCCGGATTCACGAGTCCAATAAATTCACCTATGTCTCCAACATGATACTGGATACGGCCATGGATCATCCGGATCTGATCCGGTTTTTGTTTGAATTGTTTGATGCCAGGTTCAATCCGTCCAGTTCCGGGGTGATGACAGAAGAACGTCTGGCCCAGAAAGCCGATGAATTTGATCAGCTGCTGTCCGTGCGGTTCATGGACGATCCGTTGGGGTATGATGTGTTCAAATTTATGTTCAAACTGATATTATGCTGTCTGAAGACCAATTTCTACAAGCCGGAAAAACGCTCGTTTTCCTTCCGCCTCAATAATCAGGTTCTGGATCCCCTGGTGTTCAAACAGTTTGTTTACGGGCTGTTCTTTGTCAATGGCCATTATTCCACAGGCACCCATCTTCGGGCCGATGACATTGCCAGAGGGGGCCTGCGCCTGATCCGGGTCACTCCGGCCAATCATGGCATGGAACTGGACAACGCCGTGCTTCTCAACTATGCCCTGGGTCCCAAGGCCCAGCGCCTCAAACATAAGGATATCTGTGAGAGCGGCTCCAAAGGCGTGGTGGTACCTCATCCCACCTACGCCCATTACAGCATGGATGCGTTGTTTGATTATACCGAAGGCATCATGGATCTGATGCTGGCGGATTCTCAGATTAAAGATTACTACGGCCGGCCGGAGATGGTATTTTTCGGACCGGATGAAGGCACGGCCCCGTTGATGGACGCAGTCGCCTTCAGAGCCAGGGAACGGGGATATGCCTACTGGCGGACCATTACCACGGGCAAGAGCTTCGGCATCCCCCACGACACCTACGGCATGCTCAGGAATCAGGATCTTTTCGGGCTGGTACCCCATGAAAAATCCGGCACGGAACTGCTCATCAACGGCGATTCCGTTGTGACGGCCACGGATATGGATCTGATTTACGAGCAGATCGGTGGACAGGTGGAAACCAGCGGCATGACCACCACTTCAGTGATGGGGGCTTTCAGGACCCTGATCGCCTACAACGATACCCAAGAAGAATCGTTGAATCTGATGATGACCGGCGGGCCGGACGGGGATCTGGGCAGCAACGAAATTCAGTGCTATAAAGGAAAGATCTGCCTGCTGGTGGACGGTGGTTCCATTTTGTTTGATCCGGACGGACTGGACAAGGAATCGCTCATGAAAATCGCGTTCATGCGCCATACCCATCCCCGGGCCAATTCCATGGCATACCCGGAAGAAAAACTGGGTCCCAGCGGATTCCGGGTGCCGTTGAAAGGCAAGAACATTACCCTGCCGGACGGCACGTTTGTGGCGGACGGTGCCATGTTCCACCGCAATTTTATCACGGATCCGGCCAACCGGAAATTTATCGAACAGGCCGATATCCAGGCATTCATTCCCTGCGGTGGTTTCAAAGACACCATCAACCAGCGCAATGTGAAGGCATTTACTTCCCTGTTCAAGGAACTGCGGTTCATTGTGGAAGGGGCCAATGTGTTTTTTGATGATTCGGCCCGCCGGTACATTGCCAAGAAAACGGGCATCCTCCAGATCAAGGATTCTTCAGCCAACAAAGGCGGGGTGTTTTCATCGGCCGTGGCGGAAGTGCTGACCGCATTTCTGTTTGAAGACGATTATGAAAAGCGCCTTCTGGAAGATGTCGCCACAAGGTGGGCCCTGATCCGGGATATGCTGACCCTGGTGCGGACCCATGCCAGCAACGAGACAGCCATGCTGCTCAAAATTCATGAGAAAAATCCGGATACACCGTTGTTTGTGTTGTCGGAACAGACCAGTGAGCAGATTTTTGCATTTCAGAATCAGGTGGCCGATGCCATGGATGCGATTCTGGCGGATGAAGACCTGCTCTGGGAGGTGATGGCCGCTTATATTCCCGGTGTGCTGGTGAAAATTCTGGGCAGAGAAGCCATTCTGGGTATCATGAACGCAGATAAACTGCGGGCTTACCGCAATGCCATTATAACCAAAAAACTGGCTTCCACGGCTTTTTACCGCCACGGCAGTGAGTGGGATGCCTATGTGGCATCCACCCGGAAAGCGTTTGTTCCGGCCATGAAGGCATTGTTTGAACCGGCAGATGAAAAAGTATAG
- a CDS encoding thioredoxin family protein produces the protein MTPSETRKITDWAASQAQQPHTLYLSDSSHPEQPAFDAFASELTRIAPCIRILPSDRPCRIPGFFIADNICFSALPLEKELAPFLEALSYQAHPPTLPDNVQAQLAQVSHSCHLTLFIAVPCPHCPDMVRSLIPLAIHSTNVFLEIIDGSLFPETAREHQVMSVPCLILDQDFRWTGHADLKEILTQAIERDPSRLSAATFRQILEQGDADWICRQMIQADTLFKGFMDLLLHPEWSVRLGAMVVVESLAEEAPPLAARLCPVLVQAFEDQTVSVQGDILYALGEAGDQTTRAWIEHIMPDLTHPDLMDAAKDALAAIQDRV, from the coding sequence ATGACCCCGTCAGAGACCCGAAAAATAACGGACTGGGCCGCATCCCAGGCCCAGCAGCCCCATACCCTGTATCTGTCAGATAGCTCTCACCCGGAGCAGCCGGCATTTGATGCATTTGCATCCGAACTGACCCGGATTGCCCCGTGTATCCGCATATTGCCATCTGACCGGCCCTGCCGGATCCCTGGTTTTTTTATTGCCGACAACATTTGTTTCAGTGCGCTGCCCCTGGAAAAAGAACTGGCCCCGTTTCTGGAAGCTTTGTCTTATCAGGCCCATCCCCCGACATTACCGGACAATGTCCAGGCGCAGCTGGCACAGGTTTCCCATTCCTGTCATCTGACCCTGTTCATCGCCGTGCCATGTCCCCATTGTCCGGATATGGTCAGATCTCTGATCCCTTTAGCCATTCATTCAACAAATGTTTTTCTTGAAATTATCGACGGCAGCCTGTTTCCGGAAACAGCCCGGGAACATCAGGTAATGTCCGTGCCCTGCCTGATTCTGGATCAGGATTTCAGATGGACCGGGCATGCGGATTTAAAAGAAATCCTGACCCAGGCCATTGAGCGGGATCCTTCCCGGCTCAGTGCCGCGACCTTCAGACAGATCCTGGAACAAGGGGATGCCGACTGGATTTGCCGCCAGATGATTCAGGCGGACACGCTTTTCAAAGGATTCATGGACCTGCTGCTGCACCCGGAATGGTCCGTACGGCTGGGCGCCATGGTGGTGGTGGAAAGTCTGGCCGAAGAAGCCCCGCCCCTGGCAGCCCGGTTGTGCCCGGTCCTTGTTCAGGCCTTTGAGGATCAAACCGTCTCGGTTCAGGGGGATATTCTGTATGCACTCGGAGAGGCGGGCGACCAGACCACCCGGGCCTGGATCGAACACATCATGCCCGATCTGACACACCCGGATCTGATGGATGCGGCCAAAGACGCTTTGGCCGCCATTCAAGACCGCGTGTAA
- a CDS encoding MaoC family dehydratase, whose amino-acid sequence MTPETQLIPLTKRIHSVHLTRLPVMPAMFFKLLISAMGKQTRIPDHGRVAKGQLCLPNVTPDPIRVQQYRRVCGFVHAPEDPTVPPGYLQTLFIGLLARYITSDFFPINPMGLIQTGQQFESRCPVLTRDSLDLFCTLQDMTRTAKGISTRFLLQVYRDKNPVWQGIATYLTRIPGSKRTSKTVQDAPLPAKMTLAVPPGTGRRYARVSGDYNPHHLSDVTARLIGFNQAMVHGMWSMARTLACLEKAMPLVPPFSVDAAFKLPVFMPATLQLGYKQVVHGHKTRRIIFDLRDAATFRPHLKGRVTGFEKEH is encoded by the coding sequence ATGACCCCTGAAACCCAGCTGATTCCTTTAACAAAACGGATCCATTCCGTTCATCTGACCCGTTTACCAGTGATGCCGGCCATGTTTTTTAAGCTGCTGATATCTGCGATGGGCAAACAAACCCGAATCCCCGACCATGGCCGGGTGGCCAAAGGGCAGCTGTGTCTGCCCAACGTGACACCGGATCCAATCCGGGTACAGCAATACCGCCGGGTATGCGGATTTGTCCATGCCCCCGAAGATCCCACAGTGCCGCCCGGTTATCTCCAGACCCTGTTCATCGGCCTGCTGGCCCGGTATATCACCTCGGATTTTTTTCCCATCAATCCCATGGGACTGATTCAGACGGGCCAGCAATTTGAATCCAGATGTCCGGTCCTGACAAGAGATTCCCTGGATCTGTTCTGTACGCTCCAGGACATGACCCGGACAGCAAAGGGGATCTCAACCCGGTTTCTTTTACAAGTATATCGGGATAAAAATCCGGTATGGCAGGGAATCGCCACTTATCTGACCCGGATTCCCGGATCGAAACGCACGTCAAAAACCGTTCAGGATGCGCCTTTGCCGGCAAAAATGACCCTTGCGGTTCCCCCGGGTACCGGCCGCCGCTATGCCCGGGTATCCGGGGATTACAACCCCCATCACCTGTCAGATGTCACAGCCCGCTTAATTGGATTCAACCAGGCCATGGTCCACGGCATGTGGAGCATGGCCCGGACCCTGGCCTGTCTGGAAAAAGCCATGCCCCTGGTTCCCCCTTTTTCTGTGGATGCGGCATTCAAGCTGCCGGTATTCATGCCCGCCACATTGCAACTGGGGTACAAGCAGGTGGTGCATGGCCACAAAACCCGCCGGATTATTTTCGATCTCCGGGATGCCGCAACCTTTCGACCTCATCTTAAAGGCCGGGTAACCGGGTTTGAAAAGGAACACTAA
- a CDS encoding DMT family transporter, producing MMGSLFALGSAFFWAGAVILFKKSGETFSPISLNIYKSIVGLLLVSATMLLLGIPFFPEQPLNSWLLLSLSGFLGITLADLFFFMALNRLGAGMAAIVECLYLPCVLFFSFVLLDEHLGPGGITGGLLVLAAVLVGSFQKKDLTLTPGLAPASRVPAIIAGVFAMIFLALGIVIIKEILTHTDVFWATLVQLGAAIVTLMILVICHPGRKRFLSELKWSRSWLVALPASICGNYIALVLWVAGMKYTTASRAAILNQMSTIFIFILAAVFLKEKITVNKGVAIFMAISGALLTIFT from the coding sequence ATGATGGGATCGTTGTTCGCCTTAGGGTCTGCTTTTTTCTGGGCCGGTGCCGTGATTTTATTTAAAAAAAGCGGGGAAACGTTTTCCCCCATCTCTTTGAACATCTACAAAAGTATTGTGGGGCTTTTGCTGGTCAGTGCCACCATGCTGCTGCTGGGCATCCCTTTTTTCCCGGAACAGCCCCTGAACAGCTGGCTGCTTTTATCTTTGTCCGGATTTCTGGGCATTACGCTGGCGGACCTGTTTTTCTTTATGGCCCTGAACCGGCTGGGAGCCGGAATGGCGGCGATCGTGGAGTGCCTGTACTTACCCTGTGTCCTGTTTTTTTCCTTTGTACTTCTGGATGAACATCTGGGACCCGGCGGCATTACAGGCGGTCTGCTGGTACTGGCAGCGGTTCTGGTGGGATCGTTCCAGAAAAAAGACCTGACTTTGACCCCGGGACTGGCTCCCGCCTCCCGGGTGCCTGCCATCATTGCCGGGGTTTTTGCCATGATATTTCTGGCCTTAGGCATTGTGATCATCAAAGAAATTCTGACACATACCGATGTGTTCTGGGCCACCCTGGTGCAACTGGGCGCCGCCATTGTCACCCTCATGATTCTGGTAATCTGCCATCCCGGAAGAAAACGCTTTCTGTCAGAACTCAAATGGTCCAGATCCTGGCTGGTGGCGCTGCCTGCATCCATCTGCGGCAATTACATCGCTTTGGTTTTATGGGTGGCGGGCATGAAATATACCACCGCGTCCCGGGCCGCCATTCTCAACCAGATGTCCACGATTTTCATTTTTATCCTGGCCGCTGTTTTTCTCAAGGAAAAAATCACGGTCAACAAAGGGGTGGCTATTTTCATGGCCATTTCCGGTGCACTGCTCACCATATTCACCTGA